The following proteins are encoded in a genomic region of Methanomicrobiales archaeon HGW-Methanomicrobiales-1:
- a CDS encoding DNA polymerase: protein MASQTQRTDTCMNAPCTLDQFSGNIALAINQVEYSRAPDGPIIHIFGRNAQGKAVRIDVTGFRPYFYIPADQAEGAALPQQATLEEGTEYRSIRSEPLRRIYVQQPGDVREVRERYRHFEADIPFATRFMIDCGLTGGVSAPAATVDYHDLSPAEVDAPARSCIIDIECEDERGFPDPQRDAITCITCYDSFDNDYTTFLFRWGEDTGEVAQKEAEGGLVNGCFRKEMHTICTYTDEVSMLRAFSAYIVARDPDVLSGWNFVDFDMPYITGRMERLGLSSTHLARLPGQTERNALRGRALFDLLMGYKKMHLTQKESYRLDAVALDEVGEHKVRYTGTTSDLWKKQPALLVEYNFKDVELCVAINKKNNIIEFYREIARYVGCPLDKTLNSSSVIDVYILRKASGKYVLPSKGFANADEFEGATVFEPSRGVRENVIVLDLKSLYPMAMMTINASMETKDPAGELVAPNGIRFKKHPDGLTRSIISELLKERDDKKALRNKYEFGSPDYVLYDMQQNVLKVIMNTYYGVSGYTRFRLFDREIGSAVTSVGRAIIEHTRRVIEQQGYTVIYGDTDSCMVHLPPNLDREATIATARAIEKRLNESYQEFAHKELNADVHYFSIKFEKIYERFFQAGKKKRYAGHLVWKEGKDVDEVDIVGFEIKRSDTPQITKVVQQRVMEMILKGEEYAGIKAFLSDVITKYRAGKYTLDEIGIPGGIGKSLDDYGNDDAQVRGAKYANQHLHTEFGKGSKPKRIYIRTVTSKYPKTDVLCFEYGDQVPPVFVVDLELMLDKTIKQPISRIIEALGWSWDDVDPSRTTLAQWGIG from the coding sequence ATGGCATCCCAGACCCAGCGCACGGATACCTGCATGAACGCTCCCTGCACGCTCGATCAGTTCTCCGGTAACATCGCTCTTGCGATTAACCAGGTGGAATACAGCCGGGCACCGGACGGCCCGATCATTCATATCTTTGGCCGTAATGCTCAGGGTAAAGCAGTCCGGATCGATGTCACCGGGTTCCGGCCCTATTTCTACATACCCGCAGATCAGGCAGAGGGGGCTGCACTTCCCCAACAGGCCACATTAGAGGAGGGGACCGAATACCGCTCGATCCGCTCCGAACCGCTGCGCCGGATATATGTCCAGCAGCCGGGCGATGTGCGGGAGGTGCGCGAACGGTATCGTCACTTTGAAGCGGACATCCCGTTTGCCACCCGGTTCATGATCGACTGTGGTTTGACCGGGGGAGTATCTGCCCCCGCAGCAACCGTTGATTACCACGACCTGTCTCCCGCCGAAGTCGATGCACCAGCCAGAAGCTGCATCATCGATATCGAATGCGAGGATGAACGGGGATTTCCTGATCCCCAGAGGGATGCGATCACCTGCATCACCTGCTATGATTCGTTCGATAATGATTATACCACGTTCCTTTTCAGGTGGGGGGAGGATACTGGGGAAGTTGCCCAAAAAGAGGCAGAAGGAGGACTTGTCAACGGCTGTTTCCGGAAAGAGATGCACACGATCTGTACCTATACGGATGAAGTGTCGATGCTCCGGGCATTCTCTGCCTATATTGTTGCAAGGGACCCCGATGTGCTCTCCGGCTGGAACTTTGTCGATTTCGATATGCCCTATATCACCGGCAGGATGGAACGGCTCGGGCTCTCATCCACCCATCTCGCCCGCCTGCCGGGCCAGACTGAACGTAATGCGTTGAGAGGAAGGGCACTCTTTGATCTGCTGATGGGGTACAAGAAGATGCACCTCACCCAGAAAGAGTCCTACCGCCTCGATGCAGTTGCCCTCGATGAAGTAGGCGAGCACAAGGTGCGCTATACCGGCACCACATCAGATCTCTGGAAAAAACAGCCGGCCCTTCTGGTAGAGTACAATTTCAAAGACGTGGAACTCTGCGTTGCAATCAACAAGAAGAACAATATCATCGAGTTCTACCGCGAGATCGCCCGCTATGTCGGCTGTCCTCTCGACAAGACCCTGAACTCATCGAGCGTGATCGATGTCTACATCTTGAGAAAGGCATCCGGAAAATATGTCCTGCCCTCCAAGGGGTTCGCAAACGCAGATGAGTTCGAAGGAGCAACCGTTTTCGAACCGAGCAGGGGTGTGCGGGAGAACGTAATCGTACTTGACCTAAAATCGCTCTACCCGATGGCGATGATGACCATCAACGCCTCGATGGAGACAAAAGATCCCGCCGGCGAACTTGTGGCACCCAACGGGATCCGGTTCAAGAAACATCCAGACGGGTTGACACGGAGCATCATATCCGAACTGCTCAAAGAGCGTGACGATAAAAAGGCGCTACGCAACAAGTACGAATTCGGGTCCCCGGATTACGTGCTTTACGACATGCAGCAGAATGTGCTCAAGGTGATCATGAACACGTACTACGGCGTTTCGGGCTACACCCGCTTCCGGCTCTTTGACCGGGAGATCGGGTCCGCAGTTACCTCAGTGGGCAGGGCGATCATCGAGCATACCCGGCGCGTGATCGAACAGCAGGGTTACACGGTGATCTATGGAGATACCGATTCGTGCATGGTGCACCTGCCCCCCAACCTTGACCGGGAAGCAACCATTGCCACGGCCCGGGCAATTGAAAAACGCCTCAATGAGAGTTACCAGGAGTTCGCCCATAAAGAACTCAATGCCGATGTCCACTACTTCTCGATCAAGTTCGAGAAGATCTATGAACGGTTCTTCCAGGCCGGGAAAAAGAAGCGGTATGCGGGGCACCTTGTCTGGAAAGAGGGCAAGGATGTCGATGAAGTGGATATCGTGGGCTTTGAGATCAAGAGAAGCGATACACCGCAGATTACCAAAGTCGTGCAGCAGCGCGTGATGGAGATGATCCTGAAAGGAGAGGAATATGCAGGGATCAAGGCGTTCCTCTCTGATGTGATCACGAAGTACCGGGCGGGAAAATATACCCTTGATGAGATCGGCATTCCCGGAGGCATCGGCAAATCCCTTGATGATTACGGGAATGATGACGCCCAGGTGCGGGGAGCAAAATATGCCAACCAGCATCTCCATACCGAGTTTGGCAAGGGGAGTAAACCCAAGCGGATCTATATCCGGACGGTGACTTCGAAATACCCGAAAACGGATGTGCTCTGCTTTGAGTACGGCGACCAGGTGCCACCGGTGTTTGTCGTTGACCTGGAACTGATGCTGGACAAGACGATCAAGCAGCCGATCTCCCGCATTATTGAAGCGCTCGGGTGGAGCTGGGATGATGTCGATCCCTCGCGGACTACCCTTGCCCAGTGGGGAATCGGATAA
- a CDS encoding cysteine methyltransferase, producing MEIVSGSCRFGLWYVQIWWNDTAVHRVHFSTTAIEGDVPPLIRKYCGGQPVDCSALDSFALHDDTMYSRIYKEVRTVQYGTTKTYGEIAENVGTAPRVVGQAMARNPTPLVIPCHRIVAVNGIGGFSPSVEIKEALLGMEAKGMRKILQGKKSS from the coding sequence ATGGAAATCGTAAGCGGTTCTTGCCGGTTCGGCTTGTGGTATGTCCAGATCTGGTGGAACGATACAGCAGTGCACCGCGTGCATTTTTCCACCACCGCAATTGAAGGGGATGTCCCCCCATTGATCCGGAAATACTGCGGGGGGCAACCCGTTGACTGCTCTGCCCTTGACAGCTTCGCCCTTCATGATGACACCATGTACAGCCGGATTTACAAGGAAGTACGAACCGTCCAGTATGGAACAACAAAAACGTACGGGGAGATTGCAGAAAACGTGGGCACAGCGCCGAGAGTGGTTGGACAGGCAATGGCCCGCAATCCCACGCCGCTGGTCATTCCCTGCCACCGGATCGTTGCAGTGAATGGTATCGGGGGATTTTCACCATCCGTTGAGATAAAAGAAGCATTGCTTGGCATGGAAGCAAAAGGAATGCGTAAAATACTACAGGGTAAAAAGTCTAGCTGA
- a CDS encoding dihydroorotate dehydrogenase electron transfer subunit, producing the protein MSDNDKMGHVPVTIARVKTETPAIRSFVFEESFPHAPGQFVMVWVPGVDEIPMALSSENCITVQKVGDATSALFDLGPGAKLGIRGPFGNGFTKGEKMLAIAGGVGAAPLLPLARADCVMTMLLGAKNESELLFVDQLDECTDVLIATDDGSLGQKGFVTTLMDDLNLGAYDRIAVCGPEVMMRSVLSKVDEKGIAHKTEFSLHRYMKCGVGVCGSCCVDPSGLRVCRDGPVFSGDKLIKSEFGNYMRDASGRKKKI; encoded by the coding sequence ATGAGTGACAACGATAAAATGGGACATGTCCCGGTAACGATCGCCCGGGTTAAAACAGAAACTCCGGCTATCCGTTCCTTTGTATTCGAAGAATCTTTTCCTCACGCTCCGGGGCAGTTCGTCATGGTCTGGGTGCCGGGTGTGGATGAGATCCCGATGGCCCTGTCCTCTGAGAACTGCATTACGGTCCAGAAAGTCGGTGATGCAACGAGTGCGCTTTTCGATCTCGGACCGGGTGCAAAGCTGGGGATACGCGGTCCCTTCGGAAACGGGTTTACCAAAGGCGAGAAGATGCTGGCGATTGCCGGGGGTGTTGGTGCAGCCCCGCTCCTTCCTCTTGCCCGGGCAGACTGCGTCATGACGATGCTGCTTGGCGCAAAGAACGAATCCGAACTGCTCTTTGTTGACCAGCTGGATGAATGCACGGATGTGCTTATCGCAACCGATGATGGCTCTTTAGGGCAGAAGGGGTTTGTGACCACCCTCATGGACGATCTCAATCTCGGAGCGTACGACCGGATTGCAGTCTGTGGCCCGGAAGTGATGATGCGTTCTGTGCTCTCGAAAGTCGATGAGAAAGGGATTGCCCATAAAACCGAGTTCTCCCTGCACCGGTACATGAAATGCGGGGTCGGCGTCTGCGGTTCGTGCTGTGTTGACCCCTCCGGGCTCAGGGTATGCCGGGACGGCCCAGTCTTTTCCGGCGACAAGCTCATAAAAAGCGAGTTTGGGAATTATATGCGGGATGCGAGCGGCAGGAAAAAGAAGATTTAA
- a CDS encoding histidine kinase, translating into MTVPASKKKQVYWALAIGITIILSIYSTIYSLTHGIYEVFSFLYFLPIILFVYIYPRRGIAFSLIISTIYLLLVYYFSNFNPNMVAVSTAWFVIFVTIGVVTSSFAQGLKTEERKYRGIFENSQAGIFTFDLISLRIRELNGKCEQMLRYNRAELIDRDLSTILVDPLSLDSFINKIEAHTNTIEVELFFHTRDGTVRQFLVSASRADDDTVVCSAIDITERKLAESVIQRARDDLEQRVLERTEELLRSTDELKAEIHERKRFEAAIQLANRKLNTLSSITRHDILNQITAIVMYLSLVRELVDDPTTQEHLQKIEEVTQLIQKQIQFTRDYQNIGSSSPQWLNVNETVKEAITNLDLDNIAVEIDLGDLEIYSDLFLKKVFYNLVDNSLRHGEKVSRIRFSYKETPDEVILIYEDNGVGIPVKSKERILKREYYRNTGYGLFLAREILSITGLTIKENGEPGEGARFEIRVPQNAFRIPTP; encoded by the coding sequence TTGACGGTTCCTGCTTCCAAAAAAAAACAGGTTTACTGGGCGCTGGCTATTGGTATCACGATCATTCTTTCCATTTATTCAACCATTTATTCACTCACCCATGGAATCTATGAAGTATTTTCCTTCCTGTATTTCCTGCCCATCATTCTCTTTGTCTATATCTACCCGCGCCGGGGTATCGCCTTTTCGTTAATTATCAGCACAATTTACCTGCTGCTCGTCTATTATTTCAGCAATTTTAATCCGAATATGGTAGCGGTATCCACAGCCTGGTTTGTGATCTTTGTCACAATCGGTGTTGTCACGTCATCTTTTGCTCAGGGACTCAAGACTGAAGAGCGGAAATACCGGGGGATTTTTGAAAATTCCCAGGCGGGTATTTTTACCTTCGATCTCATCTCCCTGCGCATCCGGGAGCTGAACGGGAAATGCGAACAGATGCTGAGATATAACCGTGCCGAGCTCATCGACAGGGACCTATCGACAATTCTTGTGGATCCATTAAGCCTTGATTCGTTCATTAACAAGATCGAGGCCCATACCAATACCATTGAGGTTGAACTGTTCTTCCACACCCGTGATGGTACAGTACGCCAGTTCCTTGTTTCCGCATCACGGGCAGATGATGATACTGTTGTCTGTTCTGCAATCGATATCACCGAGCGTAAACTGGCAGAAAGCGTGATCCAGAGAGCCCGGGATGATCTGGAACAGCGAGTACTGGAGCGGACAGAGGAACTTTTACGTTCAACCGATGAACTCAAGGCCGAGATCCATGAACGCAAACGGTTCGAAGCTGCCATCCAGCTGGCAAACCGGAAACTTAACACGCTTTCATCCATCACCCGGCATGACATTCTCAACCAGATAACAGCGATTGTCATGTACCTCTCCCTTGTGAGAGAGTTAGTCGACGATCCCACAACACAGGAACACCTCCAGAAGATCGAGGAGGTTACCCAGTTGATCCAGAAACAGATACAGTTCACCCGCGATTACCAGAATATCGGTTCGAGTTCTCCCCAGTGGCTGAACGTTAACGAAACAGTAAAAGAAGCGATCACTAATCTGGATCTCGACAATATCGCTGTCGAAATCGATCTCGGGGATCTTGAAATTTATTCCGATTTATTTCTCAAAAAAGTGTTCTACAATCTGGTCGACAATTCACTGCGCCACGGTGAGAAGGTTTCCAGGATCCGGTTCTCCTATAAAGAAACACCTGACGAAGTCATTCTCATTTACGAGGATAACGGGGTGGGGATTCCGGTGAAATCTAAAGAGCGGATCTTAAAGCGCGAATATTACCGCAATACCGGTTATGGCCTGTTCCTTGCCAGGGAAATTTTAAGTATCACCGGGCTTACGATCAAAGAAAACGGCGAGCCGGGTGAGGGGGCACGTTTCGAGATTCGCGTACCCCAAAATGCGTTCCGTATCCCAACACCCTGA
- a CDS encoding lactate dehydrogenase has product MARLAVVGVGRIGGEVAYLASSMGIADELVLYDSAPELLKAQVLDLQHTGLETDIITDKQAIRDADVCICSAGLPRNPSVKTRADLLDANAVAVNECAALLKGFDGIVITVTNPMDANNYLLCKQSGIPRERCIGFGGQLDSARFSLALRSRGITGFSFVLGEHGEHQVPVFSTLSRQIPLPMREEILAELRGSSMDVIKGKGGTVFGPALHIAHLTRMILSDARELVICSSVLEGEYGISGCSLGVPVRIGKNGIQSIEEWHLDEWEQDKMDQAGKFVGELCRKAIS; this is encoded by the coding sequence ATGGCGCGCCTTGCGGTAGTGGGAGTTGGCAGAATCGGTGGCGAGGTCGCTTATCTCGCATCTTCCATGGGAATTGCCGATGAACTGGTCCTGTATGACAGTGCACCGGAACTGCTCAAAGCGCAGGTACTTGATCTGCAGCACACCGGGCTTGAAACCGATATCATCACCGATAAACAGGCAATCCGGGACGCGGATGTCTGTATCTGTTCTGCCGGCCTCCCCCGCAATCCTTCGGTAAAAACCCGCGCCGACCTGCTCGATGCAAATGCTGTCGCAGTCAACGAGTGCGCAGCGCTGCTCAAAGGGTTCGATGGCATTGTCATTACGGTGACAAATCCCATGGATGCCAATAACTACCTGCTCTGCAAACAGTCGGGAATACCACGGGAACGGTGCATAGGATTTGGTGGCCAGCTTGACAGTGCGCGATTCTCTCTCGCGCTGCGCTCCCGGGGCATTACGGGGTTTTCCTTTGTGTTAGGAGAGCATGGCGAGCACCAGGTACCTGTTTTCTCTACCCTGTCCCGCCAGATTCCCCTCCCCATGCGGGAAGAGATCCTTGCCGAGCTGCGGGGCTCGAGCATGGACGTAATCAAAGGCAAGGGAGGGACGGTCTTTGGTCCGGCCCTGCATATTGCACACCTCACCCGCATGATACTCTCGGATGCCCGGGAACTGGTGATCTGCTCATCGGTACTGGAAGGGGAATATGGGATCTCCGGCTGTTCGCTCGGGGTTCCGGTCAGGATCGGCAAAAACGGGATCCAGTCAATCGAGGAATGGCACCTCGATGAATGGGAGCAGGATAAGATGGACCAGGCAGGAAAATTCGTTGGGGAACTCTGCCGGAAGGCGATCTCCTGA
- a CDS encoding dihydroorotate dehydrogenase, with the protein MVLIKPGPVNVGGVALNNHLILAAGVLGTTGTSLARMLSLGAGGVVTKSIGPEPKEGHAGPCLVVLEDGLINAMGLPNPSKDFIEELGPLAQQPVVASIFGGNPEEFATVAGWFKGKVSGFELNLSCPHAEGYGAAIGSDPALVEACTRAVSSTGVPTWVKLTPNVTDITAIGKAAERGGANAIVAINTLKAMRISTGIRRPVLGNRFGGLSGSAIFPVAVRCVYELYASCKIPIIGCGGISTADNVVEMMMAGASAVEIGSAVHGDVNVFETIAKELYSKDGIDIGEIVGCAHE; encoded by the coding sequence ATGGTATTGATCAAACCCGGGCCGGTGAATGTGGGTGGCGTAGCGCTCAATAATCACCTCATACTCGCAGCCGGTGTACTGGGAACAACCGGCACATCACTTGCGCGGATGCTCTCCTTGGGAGCCGGTGGCGTTGTGACCAAATCCATTGGTCCTGAACCCAAGGAGGGTCATGCCGGGCCGTGCCTCGTGGTGCTGGAAGACGGGCTGATAAACGCCATGGGCCTTCCCAACCCTTCGAAGGATTTTATCGAAGAACTCGGGCCTCTTGCACAACAACCCGTTGTTGCAAGTATTTTTGGAGGCAACCCCGAAGAATTCGCGACCGTTGCCGGCTGGTTTAAAGGAAAAGTATCCGGTTTTGAGCTCAATCTCTCCTGCCCGCATGCCGAAGGATATGGCGCTGCGATTGGCAGCGACCCGGCACTGGTGGAAGCCTGCACTCGTGCAGTGAGCAGCACCGGTGTCCCGACGTGGGTCAAACTTACGCCGAATGTCACCGATATTACTGCGATCGGGAAGGCAGCGGAACGGGGCGGGGCAAATGCGATCGTTGCAATCAACACCTTAAAGGCCATGCGCATCTCGACCGGTATCCGGCGCCCCGTGCTCGGCAACCGGTTCGGCGGGTTATCCGGCAGTGCAATTTTTCCTGTTGCGGTCCGGTGTGTGTATGAACTCTATGCGTCGTGCAAAATCCCCATCATAGGTTGTGGGGGCATATCGACCGCTGACAATGTTGTCGAGATGATGATGGCAGGAGCCAGTGCTGTGGAGATCGGCAGTGCGGTTCACGGCGATGTGAACGTCTTTGAGACGATTGCAAAGGAGCTCTATTCCAAGGACGGAATTGATATTGGAGAGATCGTGGGGTGTGCTCATGAGTGA
- a CDS encoding transcriptional regulator, whose protein sequence is MKQLLWQRFLLFILLVLPVALTGFAAAAATPDYSIAYTVTVADDGSALWRVEYRTLLLSDTDATDFNEYARDLSGVYLPQFRELMERSAAQAAVATGRNMQITSVTGDAVTQDSPTGRYGVVVYTARWEGFARPGATMTIGDAFAGGLYLEKDNSLVIHGPEGYTVVRAEPAPDDSRDGLVWYGQRSFGAGEPRVVLEQPAFPLLPVAAGLVLIIVIAFAGFAVYRRHIRNSGNTANETLAPVSLTDTELMSIEDRIVQLLRSQGGELFQSDIVRMIGLPKSTVSTVLNDLHTRGIIIKVKKGRENLIRLSPDSLPDTGH, encoded by the coding sequence ATGAAACAACTACTGTGGCAGAGATTCCTTTTGTTTATCTTACTGGTATTGCCCGTTGCCCTGACCGGTTTTGCCGCCGCGGCAGCAACACCTGACTACTCGATCGCGTACACGGTCACGGTCGCAGATGACGGATCAGCACTCTGGCGCGTGGAGTATCGCACGCTCCTGCTCTCCGATACTGATGCTACGGATTTCAATGAATATGCCCGTGACCTTTCGGGGGTCTACCTCCCCCAGTTCCGGGAACTTATGGAGCGTTCGGCTGCCCAAGCCGCCGTCGCCACCGGCCGGAACATGCAGATAACCAGTGTGACCGGTGATGCAGTTACACAGGATTCACCAACCGGCAGGTACGGTGTCGTAGTATACACGGCCCGCTGGGAGGGGTTTGCCCGGCCCGGTGCCACAATGACCATAGGGGATGCATTTGCCGGCGGACTGTACCTTGAAAAGGACAACTCGCTGGTTATCCATGGTCCCGAGGGATACACCGTAGTACGGGCCGAACCGGCACCGGACGATTCCCGGGATGGTCTGGTCTGGTACGGCCAGCGTTCATTCGGGGCCGGCGAACCACGGGTGGTGCTCGAACAACCGGCATTTCCCCTGCTGCCGGTTGCAGCGGGTCTCGTGCTCATCATCGTAATCGCCTTTGCCGGTTTTGCGGTCTACCGCAGGCACATAAGAAACAGCGGGAACACTGCCAATGAAACCCTGGCTCCCGTATCCCTGACAGATACCGAGCTGATGAGTATCGAGGACCGGATCGTGCAGCTGCTCAGGTCCCAGGGGGGTGAACTGTTCCAGTCGGACATCGTCAGGATGATCGGCCTGCCCAAATCCACGGTGAGCACGGTACTCAACGACCTTCATACACGCGGCATTATCATCAAAGTGAAGAAAGGACGCGAGAACCTGATCCGGCTTTCACCGGATTCACTTCCTGACACGGGACACTGA
- a CDS encoding molybdenum cofactor guanylyltransferase, whose protein sequence is MRSAVILVGGEARRANGQEKYFFTYQGKTFIERLIETLSQVVDEIILVARDPEQCKRFNRIEGVRCITDIRTGTGPIGGLHAGTLAARGEEIFVSACDMPCVDPRIVTLLFNRIDGYDAAIPCWNPDMLEPLHAVYRRTALVTYLEDHTSFSLRSMVKGMNTNYISIDEIRAIDHELTTFTNINKIEDLERINSVRN, encoded by the coding sequence TTGAGATCAGCAGTGATTCTTGTTGGAGGGGAAGCCCGTCGCGCAAACGGCCAGGAGAAGTATTTCTTCACGTACCAGGGCAAGACCTTCATTGAGCGGCTGATCGAAACGCTCTCGCAGGTTGTTGACGAGATCATCCTGGTAGCACGGGATCCCGAACAATGCAAACGGTTCAACCGCATTGAAGGAGTCCGGTGTATCACCGACATCCGCACAGGAACCGGGCCTATCGGCGGGCTTCATGCCGGGACCCTGGCAGCGCGCGGTGAGGAGATTTTTGTATCCGCCTGCGACATGCCCTGTGTGGACCCCCGTATTGTCACCCTGTTGTTCAACCGGATTGATGGCTATGATGCCGCGATTCCCTGCTGGAACCCGGATATGCTCGAACCATTGCATGCAGTCTACCGGAGAACCGCACTCGTTACTTATCTTGAAGATCACACCTCATTCTCCCTGCGTTCCATGGTAAAAGGTATGAATACCAACTATATTTCCATCGATGAGATCCGGGCCATTGATCACGAACTGACCACGTTTACCAACATCAATAAGATCGAAGACCTGGAACGGATTAATAGTGTCCGGAACTAA